One Nostoc punctiforme PCC 73102 DNA window includes the following coding sequences:
- a CDS encoding GNAT family N-acetyltransferase, with product MISIQLAESDLKILGCFPVMSQLRPHIEQGKFIEQVRYQMKEGYQIALLELDEQAVAVAGFRISTCLALGKFLYIDDLVVDELKRSQGYGKQLFQWLIEYARNHGCEHLSLDSGVQRFAAHRFYLTERMSITSHHFGIQL from the coding sequence ATGATCTCAATACAATTGGCAGAATCTGACTTGAAAATATTAGGGTGTTTTCCTGTTATGTCCCAGTTACGTCCTCACATTGAGCAAGGTAAGTTTATAGAACAAGTTAGATATCAAATGAAAGAAGGATATCAAATTGCATTATTGGAACTAGATGAACAAGCTGTAGCAGTGGCTGGATTTCGTATCTCTACGTGTTTAGCGCTGGGAAAGTTTTTATATATTGATGACTTAGTTGTTGATGAGTTGAAGCGGTCACAAGGTTATGGTAAACAGTTATTTCAATGGCTAATTGAATATGCAAGAAATCATGGCTGCGAACACCTCAGCCTTGATTCTGGCGTTCAGCGATTTGCAGCTCACAGGTTTTATCTCACGGAGCGTATGAGCATTACAAGCCATCACTTTGGAATACAGTTGTAG
- the ftsH3 gene encoding ATP-dependent zinc metalloprotease FtsH3, with the protein MNKRWRNAGLYALLFIVVIALGTAFFDKQPQSRETWRYSRFIQEVQQGRVEKVSLSADRSTALVTPKYDPAKRIVTLVNDPDLINTLTSKGVDISVLPQTDEGFWFKALSSLFFPVLLLVGLFFLLRRAQSGPGSQAMNFGKSKARVQMEPQTQVTFGDVAGIDQAKLELNEVVDFLKNADRFTAVGAKIPKGVLLVGPPGTGKTLLARAVAGEAGVPFFSISGSEFVEMFVGVGASRVRDLFEQAKTNAPCIVFIDEIDAVGRQRGAGLGGGNDEREQTLNQLLTEMDGFEGNTGIIIIAATNRPDVLDAALLRPGRFDRQVVVDRPDYAGRSEILKVHARGKTLAKDVDLDKIARRTPGFTGADLSNLLNEAAILAARRNLTEISMDEINDAIDRVLAGPEKKDRVMSEKRKTLVAYHEAGHALVGALMPDYDPVQKISIIPRGRAGGLTWFTPSEDRMDTGLYSRAYLENQMAVALGGRIAEELIFGEEEVTTGASNDLQQVARVARQMITRFGMSDRLGPVALGRQQGNMFLGRDIMSERDFSEETAAAIDEEVRKLVDVAYTRAKEVLVGNRHILDQIAQMLVEKETVDAEELQEILSNNDVTTAAFA; encoded by the coding sequence GTGAATAAAAGATGGAGAAATGCAGGGCTGTACGCGCTGCTGTTTATTGTCGTAATTGCGCTGGGAACAGCATTTTTTGACAAACAACCCCAAAGCAGAGAGACATGGCGATACAGTCGCTTTATTCAAGAAGTTCAACAAGGCAGAGTAGAAAAAGTCAGTTTGAGTGCAGACCGTTCTACAGCACTGGTTACACCCAAATATGACCCAGCTAAACGGATTGTTACCTTAGTCAACGATCCAGACCTAATCAATACTTTGACTTCTAAAGGCGTTGATATTTCTGTATTGCCCCAAACCGATGAAGGATTTTGGTTTAAGGCACTGAGCAGCTTATTTTTCCCTGTATTGCTTTTGGTTGGCTTATTCTTCTTGTTACGTCGCGCTCAAAGTGGCCCAGGCAGCCAAGCGATGAACTTTGGCAAATCCAAAGCCAGAGTCCAAATGGAACCACAAACTCAGGTGACATTTGGCGATGTCGCTGGTATTGACCAAGCCAAGTTGGAATTAAACGAAGTTGTAGACTTTCTGAAAAACGCCGATCGCTTTACCGCCGTTGGTGCAAAAATTCCTAAAGGTGTACTGTTAGTTGGTCCTCCTGGTACAGGTAAAACCCTCCTAGCTCGTGCCGTAGCTGGTGAAGCAGGTGTACCCTTCTTCTCAATCTCCGGTTCAGAATTTGTCGAAATGTTCGTCGGTGTGGGTGCATCTCGCGTCCGCGATTTGTTTGAACAAGCTAAGACCAACGCTCCTTGTATCGTCTTCATTGATGAAATTGACGCAGTAGGTCGTCAACGGGGTGCTGGTTTAGGTGGTGGTAACGATGAGCGGGAACAAACCCTCAACCAGTTGCTCACCGAAATGGACGGCTTTGAAGGTAATACAGGCATCATCATTATTGCCGCTACCAACCGCCCTGATGTCCTAGATGCAGCCCTGTTGCGTCCTGGTCGCTTTGACCGTCAAGTTGTGGTAGACCGTCCTGACTACGCCGGACGCAGCGAAATCCTCAAGGTACACGCCCGTGGCAAAACCTTGGCGAAAGATGTGGATTTGGATAAAATTGCCCGTCGTACCCCTGGATTTACTGGCGCTGATTTATCCAACCTGTTGAATGAAGCTGCAATTTTAGCAGCACGTCGGAATTTGACTGAAATTTCAATGGATGAAATCAACGACGCGATCGATCGCGTATTAGCTGGTCCAGAGAAGAAAGACCGGGTAATGAGCGAAAAGCGCAAAACCTTGGTGGCATATCACGAAGCTGGTCACGCCTTAGTTGGTGCTTTGATGCCAGACTATGACCCAGTACAAAAGATTAGCATCATCCCTCGTGGTCGTGCAGGTGGTTTAACTTGGTTTACCCCCAGCGAAGACCGGATGGACACAGGTTTATACAGCCGCGCTTATCTGGAAAATCAGATGGCTGTAGCTTTGGGTGGTCGAATTGCTGAAGAATTAATCTTTGGTGAAGAAGAAGTTACTACTGGTGCTTCTAATGACTTGCAGCAAGTAGCACGGGTTGCGCGTCAAATGATTACCAGATTTGGGATGAGCGATCGCTTAGGCCCAGTCGCCCTTGGTCGCCAGCAAGGTAACATGTTCCTAGGACGGGATATCATGTCAGAGCGTGATTTCTCTGAAGAAACTGCCGCCGCCATTGATGAAGAAGTCCGCAAGCTTGTGGATGTAGCCTATACACGCGCTAAAGAAGTGTTAGTAGGCAACCGCCACATTTTAGATCAAATCGCCCAAATGTTGGTTGAGAAAGAAACGGTAGATGCCGAAGAGTTGCAAGAAATTCTATCGAATAACGATGTAACAACTGCTGCTTTTGCCTAA
- a CDS encoding AAA family ATPase: MATVSNRLKFTGDFNAQPENPHKHSPTHPEPYIISPELKKAVNLAIYLRRPLLLEGDAGCGKTRLASAVAYELGLPLYRWDVRSTTRALDGLYEYDAILRLHDVQTQKVAPLPIDESQTDEDEDEERLNHNPANPKHYRKFGALGKAFKLKDCPAVVLIDEIDKADLDFPNDLLTVLDEPWEFKIKETGETIRANHKPIVIITSNKEKGNLPAPFLRRCLYYYVDFPNEKKRLQEIVEKHYQVREETPPPSALVENAVERFLAVWNEGGLFKKPGTSEFLDWLKALHTFEPKPYNAAQLKKDKLLPYRELLFKLQQDWKKYAKTS; encoded by the coding sequence ATGGCTACAGTATCTAACCGATTAAAGTTTACGGGTGATTTCAACGCTCAACCTGAAAATCCACATAAGCATTCACCAACGCACCCAGAACCTTATATAATTTCTCCCGAATTAAAAAAAGCCGTCAATTTAGCTATCTACCTCCGGCGACCATTATTATTAGAAGGAGATGCGGGATGTGGTAAAACTCGCCTCGCTTCGGCTGTTGCTTATGAGTTAGGATTACCCCTTTACCGTTGGGATGTCCGTTCTACTACTAGAGCTTTGGATGGACTATATGAATACGATGCAATTTTGAGACTGCATGATGTACAAACGCAGAAAGTAGCACCACTACCAATAGATGAATCACAAACAGATGAGGATGAAGATGAAGAAAGGTTAAATCATAATCCTGCTAATCCTAAGCACTACCGTAAATTTGGAGCGTTAGGAAAGGCATTTAAGTTAAAAGATTGTCCAGCAGTTGTGTTAATTGATGAGATTGATAAAGCAGATTTAGATTTTCCCAATGATTTGCTGACTGTATTAGATGAGCCTTGGGAATTCAAGATTAAGGAAACTGGGGAAACGATTCGCGCTAACCATAAACCTATTGTCATCATTACTAGTAATAAAGAAAAAGGTAACTTACCTGCGCCATTTCTGCGGCGTTGCTTATATTACTATGTAGACTTTCCTAATGAGAAGAAGCGATTACAGGAAATTGTCGAAAAACATTACCAAGTTCGTGAGGAAACACCCCCGCCTAGTGCTTTGGTGGAGAATGCGGTTGAGCGTTTCCTGGCTGTGTGGAATGAAGGTGGACTCTTCAAGAAACCGGGAACCAGTGAATTTCTTGATTGGCTAAAAGCACTCCACACCTTTGAGCCAAAACCATACAATGCAGCGCAACTTAAAAAAGACAAGCTACTACCCTACCGAGAGTTATTATTTAAGCTTCAGCAAGACTGGAAGAAATATGCTAAAACCTCATGA
- a CDS encoding VWA containing CoxE family protein: protein MSSFNPQDLITRAFIRLRQSGFQLGVGELLAARQAVEGGFGETPEELAETLKILWCHSPSEQTQFDPIWESLPVNLNPKLPEKNPGQESKPEKHQQQEEKPQEKPSPPPSQETGTEIKSELELASLPIRAPFTPAETEDISTLQAYYPISRRSMIYSWRYLRRPVGDGPLNVLDVDATIEQTTRQGFYLAPVYRRQERNNAHLLLLLDQNGSMNPFHRFTRDLVETALYESSLQPEKVDVFYFHNVPAASVYKDLYLTEPIALQRVLAACDNQTSILIVSDAGAARGYRELKRIQATTSCLFKLNQYTSLIAWLNPMPEERWIGSSAEIIANLVPMYQMDNNGLSNAIDIVRGQPLQHLHSPLS from the coding sequence ATGAGTTCCTTTAACCCCCAAGATTTAATTACTCGTGCCTTTATTCGTCTGCGCCAAAGTGGTTTTCAGCTTGGCGTGGGTGAACTTTTGGCGGCGAGACAAGCAGTTGAGGGGGGATTTGGGGAAACTCCAGAAGAATTAGCTGAGACGTTGAAAATTTTATGGTGTCACTCTCCTTCAGAACAAACTCAGTTTGACCCCATTTGGGAATCTCTACCAGTCAATTTAAACCCCAAACTACCTGAAAAAAACCCTGGACAAGAATCAAAACCAGAAAAACATCAACAACAGGAGGAGAAACCCCAAGAAAAACCATCACCACCGCCTTCTCAGGAAACTGGGACTGAAATCAAATCTGAACTGGAACTAGCATCACTCCCAATTCGCGCACCTTTTACTCCTGCGGAAACTGAGGATATATCTACATTACAGGCATACTATCCCATTTCCCGGCGTTCGATGATCTATAGCTGGCGATATCTCCGCCGACCTGTTGGGGATGGGCCATTAAATGTACTAGATGTCGATGCCACCATTGAGCAAACCACTCGCCAGGGATTTTACTTAGCTCCAGTTTACCGCAGACAAGAAAGGAATAATGCCCATCTGTTACTGCTGCTTGACCAAAATGGCTCGATGAACCCGTTTCACCGCTTCACTCGTGATTTAGTGGAAACGGCACTCTACGAAAGTTCTCTGCAACCAGAAAAAGTAGATGTATTTTATTTCCATAACGTGCCTGCTGCCAGTGTTTACAAAGACCTCTACCTGACAGAACCAATTGCTCTACAAAGGGTATTAGCCGCCTGCGATAATCAAACTAGTATATTGATTGTCAGTGATGCTGGCGCTGCACGGGGGTATCGGGAGTTAAAGCGAATTCAGGCAACTACAAGTTGTTTATTTAAATTGAACCAGTACACTTCTTTGATTGCTTGGTTAAATCCTATGCCTGAAGAACGCTGGATTGGCAGTTCAGCAGAAATCATTGCTAATTTGGTGCCAATGTATCAGATGGATAATAATGGCTTAAGTAATGCTATTGATATTGTGCGCGGACAACCTCTCCAACACTTACATTCACCTCTCTCATGA
- a CDS encoding aminotransferase class IV — MKNDIFWYNGKLIHSQTLELDINDPGLLYGATVFTTLRVYENSLDSNLTNWQAHCDRLLFSIQTFAWQQPDWNRLRQGAQILLAHFPVLRITLFPDGREWITGRFLPQDLTEKQNNGVLCAVASSEFYRSLPSHKTGNYLSAWLAKTSLDAQEAILVDAQGNWLETSTGNLWGWCDRTWYTPPIKAGILPGILRSQLVNWLQNHQQPVREEPWNGELVQRFEAIAYTNSVVEIIPIHTVHLPSGSLQCNPYHHSFQLMRELFLA; from the coding sequence GTGAAAAATGATATTTTTTGGTACAATGGCAAATTAATTCACTCCCAAACTTTAGAGTTAGACATTAACGATCCAGGGTTGCTTTATGGGGCGACTGTTTTTACAACGTTGCGGGTTTATGAGAACTCATTAGATAGTAATTTAACTAATTGGCAAGCACACTGCGATCGCTTACTTTTCTCAATCCAAACTTTTGCTTGGCAGCAACCCGATTGGAACCGTCTGCGTCAAGGTGCCCAAATTCTTCTCGCACACTTCCCCGTTCTCAGAATTACCCTTTTTCCCGATGGACGGGAATGGATAACTGGCAGATTCCTACCACAAGATTTGACAGAAAAACAAAATAATGGTGTATTATGCGCCGTTGCCAGCTCGGAATTTTATCGTTCTCTCCCCTCTCATAAAACTGGAAACTATTTGAGTGCTTGGTTGGCAAAAACTAGCTTAGATGCTCAAGAAGCAATATTAGTCGATGCTCAAGGAAATTGGCTAGAAACCAGTACAGGCAACCTTTGGGGATGGTGCGATCGCACTTGGTACACACCACCAATAAAGGCAGGGATTTTACCCGGAATTTTGCGATCGCAACTTGTAAACTGGTTGCAAAACCACCAACAGCCAGTGCGGGAAGAACCTTGGAATGGGGAGCTAGTGCAGAGGTTTGAAGCGATCGCCTACACTAATAGTGTGGTAGAAATTATTCCCATCCATACCGTTCATCTGCCTTCAGGGTCGCTACAATGTAATCCCTACCATCATAGTTTTCAGCTAATGAGGGAGCTTTTTTTAGCATGA
- a CDS encoding trypco2 family protein produces the protein MSTEIGLAEFIQQVKKELLTTYPKNENDTPILCVDSVELELQVTVKTEGKGGIKINVLLGGELSGGVSKDGVQKVKVQLSPLLTKEQILKAYYKENPEKWQKFLETTVDALLKGDGESNLNEDLGG, from the coding sequence ATGTCTACAGAAATTGGTTTGGCTGAATTCATCCAGCAAGTAAAAAAAGAACTACTGACTACTTACCCAAAGAATGAAAATGATACACCAATACTGTGTGTAGATTCTGTTGAGTTGGAACTACAAGTCACAGTCAAAACAGAAGGAAAGGGTGGTATAAAAATTAATGTTCTCCTCGGCGGAGAATTATCAGGCGGGGTTAGTAAGGATGGTGTACAGAAGGTAAAAGTGCAACTCTCGCCACTGTTAACTAAAGAGCAGATTCTCAAAGCCTACTACAAAGAAAATCCGGAAAAATGGCAGAAGTTTTTGGAGACAACTGTGGACGCATTACTGAAAGGTGATGGGGAAAGCAACCTCAATGAAGACCTCGGTGGCTAA
- a CDS encoding CHAT domain-containing protein, translating to MNTLELRFYPIEGKQHSFKVSVEGSSGEVHYEPELPFLDGEIPDVVDRRFTIVKVLESTKFDNNTFEDENEQAWMLRTSLLLSEGNDFKPGYLAAIGSILYQVLGNSIQQVIETAVADAKRDRTWLHIRLRFPSDDPKFVHLTDYPWELLHNDYDFLAHQGVTFSRYIAYGSPCPNLPTVEQLNVLLISSGAGDKRLGLQSLPALEQEAIAQGLQQAKNEGLIQLEILAPPTWNALRTRLLERRNAAVPHVLHFDGHGFFGKRCNLAGCRKAYKQSATRCECSATLGEAQGYLLFEQSDSTADYVSARELGEMLGNLERREQPNSDWGVTLVVLSACRSGMSRLSETVFNGVAQKLIGQGIPAVVAMQYSVRVDAASAFSEDFYKSLGQKESLAIALRRGQSAMGIEGNQWYRPVLYLRWEDNEGGKLFKDSPERPNGESQVILSKDDSSVNIGATFSSPDNVKRKILTERQEKLEKEYTLINQQIDETIDEVLRSRLELKAERIFRDLEKVKSDLSKL from the coding sequence GTGAACACACTAGAACTGAGATTTTATCCGATTGAAGGGAAGCAGCATAGCTTCAAAGTGAGTGTCGAGGGTTCATCAGGGGAAGTCCATTATGAACCAGAGCTACCTTTTCTTGATGGTGAGATTCCAGATGTTGTGGATAGACGTTTCACTATAGTTAAAGTATTAGAGTCAACTAAGTTTGACAACAATACCTTTGAAGATGAAAATGAGCAGGCTTGGATGCTACGCACAAGCCTTCTGCTGTCAGAGGGGAATGATTTTAAGCCTGGGTATTTGGCTGCTATCGGGAGTATACTCTATCAAGTATTAGGTAATAGTATTCAGCAGGTAATTGAGACAGCAGTAGCAGATGCTAAACGCGATCGCACCTGGTTACATATTCGGTTGAGATTTCCATCTGACGATCCCAAATTTGTCCATTTGACCGATTATCCTTGGGAGTTGCTCCATAACGATTATGATTTTCTGGCACATCAAGGCGTGACTTTCTCTCGTTATATTGCCTATGGCAGTCCTTGTCCCAACTTACCTACTGTTGAGCAGCTCAATGTCTTGTTGATTTCTTCTGGAGCAGGTGATAAAAGGCTGGGGCTACAATCCTTACCTGCTCTTGAGCAAGAAGCGATCGCCCAAGGACTTCAACAAGCCAAAAATGAAGGGTTAATCCAACTGGAAATTCTCGCTCCTCCAACATGGAATGCTCTACGAACACGGTTGCTAGAGCGTCGAAATGCGGCAGTTCCTCATGTTCTCCATTTTGATGGTCATGGTTTTTTTGGAAAGCGCTGTAACCTAGCAGGATGCCGGAAAGCTTATAAGCAGAGTGCAACTCGTTGTGAATGTAGTGCAACATTAGGAGAAGCCCAAGGTTATCTATTGTTTGAGCAATCTGATAGCACTGCCGACTATGTAAGTGCTAGGGAACTTGGTGAAATGTTGGGTAATTTGGAGCGTCGAGAGCAACCTAATTCAGATTGGGGAGTTACATTGGTAGTTCTCAGCGCTTGCAGAAGTGGAATGTCTCGTTTAAGTGAAACTGTCTTTAATGGTGTAGCTCAAAAGTTGATTGGTCAAGGTATTCCGGCTGTGGTGGCAATGCAGTATTCTGTCCGCGTGGATGCTGCTAGTGCTTTTTCTGAAGACTTTTACAAATCACTTGGGCAAAAAGAGTCACTGGCAATCGCACTACGGCGAGGACAAAGTGCAATGGGGATTGAAGGTAATCAATGGTATCGCCCTGTGCTGTATCTGCGTTGGGAAGATAACGAGGGAGGAAAATTATTCAAGGATTCTCCAGAACGACCAAATGGTGAGTCTCAGGTTATCCTTTCCAAGGATGATAGCTCAGTCAACATAGGAGCTACCTTTAGTAGCCCAGATAATGTCAAACGAAAAATTCTCACTGAGCGCCAAGAAAAATTAGAAAAGGAATATACATTAATCAATCAACAAATTGATGAAACTATTGATGAGGTTTTGCGCTCTCGTCTTGAATTAAAGGCTGAAAGGATTTTTCGAGATTTGGAAAAGGTAAAATCTGATTTATCAAAACTATAA
- a CDS encoding low temperature requirement protein A, whose protein sequence is MANFLQPPRLRIGEDTEEERHATWLELFYDLVFVVAVSQLAHNLNEDISLSGLFGFVVLFIPVWWSWIGTTFYANRFDSDDVGHRLLIGIQMLTAAAMAINIHHGLGESSPGFAISYALGRAVLVIEYVRAGRHIPSARPLTTRYAIGFAIAALLWLISASVPIPWRFGFWTLGIIIDFATPLKGHKFQVGLLPHASHLPERFGLFTIIVLGEAIIAVVNGVSEQKWDTLTVISAIFGLIIAFSWWWVYFDNLGGKPIETARTEGKVGVVNLWLYTHLPLVIGITAAGVGVEQILLSKATLALPDSQRWLICGSVALCSLAVSILHRFGVIRYCKIRSQYRLGGAVVLLAIAIFGKGLLPVAVIALVAVVSAIQVVQDLYQSRPTTRLVDPEI, encoded by the coding sequence ATGGCAAATTTTCTCCAACCGCCAAGATTACGCATTGGTGAAGACACTGAAGAAGAACGACACGCCACTTGGCTAGAACTTTTTTATGATTTGGTTTTTGTAGTTGCAGTTTCTCAACTCGCCCACAATCTCAACGAGGATATCTCTCTATCAGGATTATTTGGGTTTGTAGTTCTATTTATACCAGTTTGGTGGTCATGGATTGGGACGACATTCTATGCCAACCGCTTTGATAGCGATGATGTGGGACATCGACTGCTGATTGGTATACAAATGCTGACAGCAGCAGCAATGGCTATTAATATCCACCACGGTTTGGGTGAGAGTTCCCCTGGTTTTGCCATTTCCTACGCTCTCGGTCGGGCTGTGCTTGTAATAGAGTACGTGCGTGCTGGAAGACATATTCCCTCGGCGCGTCCTTTGACCACTCGCTATGCTATCGGTTTTGCGATCGCAGCCTTGCTTTGGTTAATATCAGCATCTGTACCCATCCCTTGGCGGTTCGGATTTTGGACACTGGGAATCATTATTGACTTTGCTACACCCTTAAAAGGACATAAGTTTCAAGTAGGGTTACTTCCCCACGCTTCCCACTTACCGGAACGTTTCGGGCTATTTACCATTATTGTCTTGGGTGAAGCAATCATTGCAGTGGTCAATGGTGTTTCTGAGCAGAAATGGGATACTTTAACTGTGATTTCCGCCATATTTGGTCTAATTATCGCCTTTAGCTGGTGGTGGGTCTATTTTGATAATTTGGGTGGTAAACCTATTGAGACGGCACGGACAGAAGGAAAGGTCGGTGTTGTCAATCTCTGGCTCTACACCCATTTACCGCTAGTGATTGGGATTACTGCTGCTGGAGTCGGCGTAGAACAAATTTTGTTGAGTAAGGCAACTTTAGCACTACCCGATTCCCAGCGATGGCTCATCTGTGGTTCAGTAGCATTATGCTCTCTGGCTGTCAGCATTCTCCATCGATTTGGAGTGATCCGTTATTGCAAAATCCGTTCCCAGTATCGACTTGGGGGCGCAGTTGTGCTGCTAGCGATCGCTATCTTTGGCAAAGGTTTGTTACCTGTTGCAGTCATTGCCCTTGTAGCTGTAGTTTCTGCTATCCAAGTTGTTCAAGATTTGTATCAGAGTCGTCCCACTACCCGCTTGGTTGACCCGGAAATTTAG
- a CDS encoding formylglycine-generating enzyme family protein, translated as MTDLANAGQLREQAKQAVDRFVRRFDKSYRLLAYHAALPLVLTPELVNYLRNEFLRSEQVPWVAEVDLLLSDLCSQVGYELYAMETHVREYLLEQMQQDSSFGKQRMQEVAQVLYSYVSYLSRLNPGRRQQEIEAQRWAAMVYLGDEQCKKAASEIVQRLIETISGTDSEILSDSGIRAELARLARITKELSPQLQQEPTLLESARLVQQVLRTSQKVPALEELAKILTSSKQIVANLEGFPPIQTFEFQVASITIQSDDIEAFNLQIFEFEVATITGINESNISSTINSVEIVDNLVFSQIEKHLSRVEELIIQAAISNQSYKKITIQGYTTNYLSNVASKLWKVLSAALGEKVNKSNLKNVIQRWVNYSQIDIHRSLGQAQYFIEDFGNGIWLEMVQIPGGTFVMGSPEDELERHDDEDPQHTVTVQQFCMGKHPVTQAQWRAVAALPQFNRELDADPSEFKGANRPVEQVSWYDAVEFCDRISQHTGKSYRLPSEAEWEYACRAGTTTPFHFGETITSKLANYNASYTYGAGVEGIYRQETTVVGSFGVANAFGLYDMHGNIDEWCLDDWHDNYEGAPTDGSAWLDENDNLYQKQGRAVLRGGSWFNNPDFCRSASRVINSWAERDNVVSNVGFRVVCAFGRILQ; from the coding sequence ATGACAGATTTAGCTAATGCAGGGCAATTGCGAGAACAGGCGAAACAAGCAGTAGATAGATTTGTGCGGCGTTTCGATAAATCCTATCGACTATTAGCGTATCATGCTGCATTACCTTTGGTACTGACTCCAGAATTAGTAAACTACCTACGCAATGAGTTTTTGCGAAGTGAGCAAGTTCCTTGGGTAGCAGAGGTTGACTTGTTGTTGTCTGACCTGTGCAGTCAAGTGGGGTACGAACTTTACGCAATGGAAACCCATGTGCGGGAATATCTCCTAGAGCAAATGCAGCAAGACTCAAGCTTTGGCAAGCAGCGAATGCAAGAAGTAGCACAGGTCTTATACAGTTATGTCAGTTATCTAAGTCGGCTTAATCCCGGAAGACGGCAACAGGAAATAGAAGCTCAACGATGGGCAGCAATGGTATATTTGGGGGATGAACAGTGTAAAAAGGCAGCGAGTGAAATTGTCCAGCGACTAATAGAAACCATTAGTGGAACAGATAGCGAAATTCTCTCTGACTCTGGTATTCGGGCTGAGTTAGCACGATTAGCACGCATTACCAAAGAACTATCGCCTCAGTTACAGCAAGAGCCTACTTTACTAGAGTCTGCAAGATTGGTACAGCAAGTTTTAAGAACATCACAGAAAGTTCCTGCGCTAGAAGAGTTGGCAAAGATTTTGACATCTTCTAAGCAGATAGTTGCTAATCTGGAAGGCTTTCCACCAATACAAACTTTTGAATTTCAAGTAGCAAGCATCACTATTCAGAGTGATGATATAGAAGCATTTAATCTTCAAATCTTTGAATTTGAAGTAGCAACTATCACAGGAATCAACGAGTCTAATATATCAAGTACAATTAATTCTGTAGAAATTGTTGATAATCTAGTATTTTCTCAAATAGAAAAACACCTAAGTAGAGTTGAAGAGTTAATCATACAGGCAGCAATATCAAATCAAAGTTATAAGAAAATTACAATACAAGGTTATACCACAAACTACCTAAGTAATGTTGCTAGCAAATTATGGAAAGTTTTATCGGCAGCATTAGGCGAAAAAGTTAATAAATCAAATTTAAAGAATGTTATTCAACGGTGGGTAAATTATTCTCAAATAGATATTCACCGCAGTCTTGGACAAGCTCAGTATTTTATCGAAGACTTTGGGAATGGAATTTGGCTAGAGATGGTGCAGATTCCCGGAGGCACTTTTGTAATGGGTTCACCGGAAGATGAACTAGAGCGCCATGATGATGAAGATCCTCAGCATACAGTAACAGTACAGCAATTTTGCATGGGTAAACACCCAGTAACCCAAGCACAGTGGAGAGCAGTAGCAGCACTACCGCAATTTAACCGCGAACTTGATGCTGACCCCTCTGAATTTAAAGGTGCAAATCGACCAGTTGAGCAAGTTTCCTGGTACGATGCGGTTGAATTCTGCGATCGCATCTCCCAACATACAGGAAAAAGCTACCGTCTGCCCAGCGAAGCAGAATGGGAATATGCCTGTCGCGCTGGAACTACCACCCCATTTCATTTTGGTGAAACAATCACATCAAAACTGGCAAACTATAATGCTAGCTACACTTATGGCGCGGGTGTGGAAGGAATATATCGCCAAGAAACTACAGTTGTGGGCAGTTTTGGAGTAGCTAATGCCTTTGGGTTATACGATATGCACGGAAACATAGACGAATGGTGTCTCGATGATTGGCACGATAACTATGAAGGTGCGCCTACAGATGGCAGTGCTTGGCTTGACGAAAATGATAACCTTTATCAAAAACAAGGACGTGCCGTGCTGCGGGGCGGTTCCTGGTTCAACAATCCTGATTTCTGCCGTTCCGCGTCCCGCGTCATCAACAGTTGGGCGGAGCGCGACAACGTCGTCAGCAATGTTGGTTTTCGTGTTGTCTGCGCGTTCGGGAGGATTCTTCAGTAG